The following proteins are co-located in the Pan troglodytes isolate AG18354 chromosome 5, NHGRI_mPanTro3-v2.0_pri, whole genome shotgun sequence genome:
- the KLC4 gene encoding kinesin light chain 4 isoform X2 gives MLALASHLSTVESEKQKLRAQVRRLCQENQWLRDELAGTQQRLQRSEQAVAQLEEEKKHLEFLGQLRQYDEDGHTSEEKEGDATKDSLDDLFPNEEEEDPSNGLSRGQGATAAQQGGYEIPARLRTLHNLVIQYAAQGRYEVAVPLCKQALEDLERTSGRGHPDVATMLNILALVYRDQNKYKEAAHLLNDALSIRESTLGPDHPAVAATLNNLAVLYGKRGKYKEAEPLCQRALEIREKVLGTNHPDVAKQLNNLALLCQNQGKYEAVERYYQRALAIYEGQLGPDNPNVARTKNNLASCYLKQGKYAEAETLYKEILTRAHVQEFGSVDDDHKPIWMHAEEREEMSKSRHHEGGTPYAEYGGWYKACKVSSPTVNTTLRNLGALYRRQGKLEAAETLEECALRSRRQGTDPISQTKVAELLGESDGRRTSQEGPGDSVKFEGGEDASVAVEWSGDGSGTLQRSGSLGKIRDVLRRSSELLVRKLQGTEPRPSSSNMKRAASLNYLNQPSAAPLQVSRGLSASTMDLSSSS, from the exons ATGCTGGCTCTAGCCAGCCACCTGAGCACAGTGGAGTCGGAGAAACAGAAGCTGCGGGCTCAGGTGCGGCGGCTATGCCAGGAGAACCAGTGGCTGCGGGATGAGCTGGCTGGCACCCAGCAGCGGCTACAGCGCAGTGAACAGGCTGTGGCTCAgttggaggaggaaaagaagcacCTGGAGTTCCTGGGGCAGCTGCGGCAGTATGATGAGGATGGACATACCTCG gaggagaaagaaggcGATGCCACCAAGGATTCCCTGGATGACCTCTTTCCTAACGAGGAGGAAGAGGACCCCAGCAATGGCT TGTCCCGTGGTCAAGGTGCTACAGCAGCTCAGCAGGGTGGATATGAGATCCCAGCAAGGTTGCGGACGTTGCACAACCTGGTGATCCAGTACGCAGCCCAAGGTCGCTATGAGGTGGCCGTGCCACTCTGTAAGCAGGCACTAGAGGACCTGGAGCGCACATCAGGCCGTGGCCACCCTGATGTCGCCACCATGCTCAACATCCTTGCTTTGGTGTATCG TGACCAGAATAAGTATAAGGAAGCTGCCCACCTGCTGAATGATGCCCTTAGCATCCGGGAGAGCACCTTGGGACCTGACCATCCTGCT GTGGCTGCCACACTCAACAATTTGGCTGTGCTCTATGGCAAAAGGGGCAAGTACAAGGAGGCAGAGCCTCTGTGCCAGCGGGCACTGGAGATTCGAGAAAAG GTCCTGGGCACGAATCATCCAGATGTGGCAAAACAGCTGAACAACCTGGCCCTCTTGTGCCAAAACCAGGGCAAGTATGAGGCCGTGGAACGCTACTACCAGCGAGCACTGGCCATCTACGAGGGGCAGCTGGGGCCGGACAACCCTAATGTAGCCCGGACCAAGAACAACCTG GCTTCCTGTTACCTGAAACAGGGCAAATATGCTGAGGCTGAGACACTATACAAAGAGATCCTGACCCGTGCCCATGTACAGGAGTTTGGGTCTGTGGATG ATGACCACAAGCCCATCTGGATGCATGCAGAGGAGCGGGAGGAAATGAGCAAA AGCCGGCACCATGAGGGTGGGACACCCTATGCTGAGTATGGAGGCTGGTACAAGGCCTGCAAAGTGAGCAG CCCCACAGTGAACACTACTCTGAGAAACCTGGGAGCTCTGTATAGGCGCCAGGGAAAGCTGGAGGCCGCTGAGACCCTGGAGGAATGTGCCCTGCGGTCCCGGAGACAG ggCACTGACCCTATCAGCCAGACCAAGGTGGCAGAGCTGCTTGGGGAGAGTGATGGTAGAAGGACCTCCCAGGAGGGCCCTGGAGACAGTGTGAAATTCGAGGGAGGTGAAGATGCTTCCGTGGCTGTGGAGTGGTCCGGG GATGGCAGTGGGACCCTGCAGAGGAGTGGCTCTCTTGGCAAGATCCGGGATGTGCTCCGCAGAAGCAGTGAACTCTTGGTGAGGAAGCTCCAGGGGACTGAGCCTCGGCCCTCCAG CAGCAACATGAAGCGAGCAGCCTCCTTGAACTATCTGAACCAACCTAGTGCAGCACCCCTCCAG GTCTCCCGGGGCCTCAGTGCCAGCACCATGGACCTCTCTTCAAGCAGCTGA